From a region of the Thermosipho melanesiensis BI429 genome:
- the dnaX gene encoding DNA polymerase III subunit gamma/tau codes for METLYRKYRPKKFLELVGQSHVKKLFVNSLKNKEISHAYIFAGPRGTGKTTVARILAKSLNCENPQEIEPCNMCNACISIDKGNFMDVLELDAASNRGIDEIRKIRETVNYHTAQGKYKVYIIDEAHMLTKEAFNALLKTLEEPPSNVVFILATTNPEKIPQTIISRCQVIDFKNISNKDIIKRLEFVCENEGIKISHEAIVEISKRANGGLRDALTILEQVINSAGKDIKIEDVRETLGLIPDTIIEKLLENLENNDIKSTLKLIDEVYYSGKNLEIFLYQTIEKLISLVEENNHNYIHFLKPISEILKDIKYSEEKITLVKLGFISLFATQPIYIQPKNKEISQNDSKNAERKAEKIEEKNFQKLLEELKLKGDLSLFVGLSFANIFEDDEKIKITFPDNRKLHYEIIKEKKGEIEKLYYEKFGKRKNIEISISESQGDDVLEKLKTLFGEQFKIEED; via the coding sequence ATGGAAACACTTTATAGAAAATATAGACCAAAAAAATTCTTAGAATTAGTGGGACAATCTCATGTAAAAAAACTCTTTGTAAATTCGTTAAAAAACAAAGAAATTTCCCATGCATATATATTTGCAGGCCCTAGGGGTACTGGTAAAACAACTGTTGCAAGAATATTAGCAAAATCGCTAAACTGTGAAAACCCTCAAGAGATTGAACCATGCAACATGTGTAATGCGTGTATTTCAATTGATAAAGGAAATTTTATGGATGTATTGGAATTAGATGCAGCTTCAAACAGGGGTATCGACGAGATTAGAAAAATAAGGGAAACTGTAAATTACCATACAGCACAAGGAAAATACAAGGTATATATAATAGATGAAGCACACATGCTTACAAAAGAAGCATTTAACGCTTTGTTAAAAACGTTGGAAGAACCACCGTCAAATGTTGTTTTTATTCTTGCCACTACAAATCCTGAGAAAATACCACAGACAATAATCTCAAGATGTCAGGTTATTGACTTTAAAAACATTTCAAATAAAGACATAATAAAAAGGCTGGAATTTGTATGTGAAAATGAAGGAATTAAGATCTCTCATGAAGCCATTGTGGAAATTTCAAAAAGAGCTAATGGCGGCCTTAGGGATGCTTTAACTATACTTGAGCAAGTTATAAACTCGGCGGGAAAAGACATTAAAATAGAAGATGTAAGGGAAACTTTAGGACTAATACCAGATACGATAATTGAAAAATTATTGGAAAATCTTGAAAACAATGATATTAAAAGCACTCTAAAATTAATAGATGAGGTCTATTACAGTGGAAAAAACTTAGAAATTTTTCTATATCAAACAATTGAAAAATTAATATCACTAGTTGAGGAAAACAACCACAATTATATCCATTTTCTAAAACCAATTTCTGAAATCTTAAAAGATATTAAATATTCAGAAGAAAAAATCACTTTAGTAAAGCTTGGATTTATAAGCCTTTTTGCAACACAACCAATATATATCCAGCCTAAAAACAAAGAAATTTCTCAAAATGATTCCAAAAACGCAGAAAGAAAGGCTGAAAAAATTGAAGAAAAAAATTTCCAGAAACTTTTAGAAGAATTAAAATTGAAAGGTGATCTTTCACTTTTTGTTGGACTTTCTTTTGCAAATATCTTTGAAGATGATGAAAAGATAAAAATTACATTTCCAGATAATAGGAAATTACATTATGAAATTATCAAAGAAAAAAAGGGAGAAATTGAAAAGCTCTACTACGAAAAATTTGGCAAAAGAAAAAATATAGAAATTAGTATTTCTGAATCTCAAGGAGATGATGTACTAGAAAAATTAAAAACACTATTTGGTGAACAATTTAAAATAGAGGAGGATTAA
- a CDS encoding type IV pilus twitching motility protein PilT — protein sequence MLGLNLEEIILRGKKLRASDIHITSDFPIMVRVDGNLVSLKDFPIPTEQDIKNTVEQLFSDLGISHGKKEIDFSFSMHDLRIRANYYFERKKPTLALRLITKKIRTIDELGLPQILKEFAEKDHGLILVAGPTGSGKSTTLAAMVEHINSRFASHIITIEDPIEYVFESKRSLIHQREVGTDTESFYNGLKYALRQDPDVILVGEMRDLETISLTLTAAETGHLVFATIHTNSAAAAPERIIDVFPAYQQKQIALQLANTLIAVIFQRLVPKKDFGVLAIDEIMIATSAIKNLIRENKLHQIEGIMQTSQKQGNILFDDALINAYLNGYITKETVFENARNVEEVSKKIGWRTLR from the coding sequence GTGTTAGGATTAAATTTAGAAGAAATTATCTTAAGGGGGAAAAAACTAAGAGCTTCTGATATCCATATTACATCGGATTTTCCTATCATGGTAAGAGTGGATGGAAATTTAGTTTCACTAAAGGATTTTCCAATACCAACAGAACAAGATATTAAAAATACCGTGGAACAACTTTTTTCAGACCTTGGAATATCTCATGGAAAAAAAGAAATAGATTTTTCATTTTCCATGCACGATTTAAGAATAAGGGCAAACTATTACTTTGAAAGAAAAAAGCCTACACTTGCACTAAGACTTATTACTAAAAAAATAAGAACAATTGATGAACTGGGGTTACCACAAATTTTAAAAGAATTTGCAGAAAAAGACCATGGACTCATATTAGTTGCAGGTCCCACTGGAAGCGGAAAATCCACAACTTTAGCAGCAATGGTTGAACATATAAATTCAAGATTTGCAAGCCATATAATAACCATTGAAGATCCAATTGAATACGTTTTTGAATCAAAAAGATCTTTAATACACCAAAGAGAAGTAGGAACCGATACTGAAAGTTTTTACAATGGTTTAAAATATGCCTTAAGACAAGATCCAGATGTAATATTAGTTGGTGAAATGAGGGATTTAGAAACAATTTCTTTAACCCTTACCGCAGCAGAAACAGGTCATTTAGTATTTGCTACAATACACACAAATTCAGCTGCCGCTGCACCTGAAAGAATTATTGATGTTTTTCCAGCATATCAACAAAAACAAATAGCTTTGCAACTTGCAAATACATTAATTGCCGTTATATTCCAAAGACTAGTTCCAAAAAAAGATTTTGGTGTTTTAGCAATCGATGAAATAATGATTGCAACATCGGCCATCAAGAATTTAATTAGAGAAAATAAATTACATCAAATAGAAGGTATAATGCAAACAAGTCAAAAACAAGGAAATATATTATTTGATGATGCATTAATTAACGCATATCTAAATGGTTACATCACAAAAGAAACTGTATTTGAAAATGCTAGAAACGTCGAGGAGGTGTCTAAAAAGATAGGATGGAGAACATTGAGATAG
- a CDS encoding patatin-like phospholipase family protein → MTIGLSLAAGGVKGFSHIATLNFLEENNIKVDIITGSSAGAIVAALYGLYGNSKIVYKKFSNAVEKFFPNLKIYTEKLEKSNLWSIFQRALVPIDEYYKFFKYLFERKKFSDLKYKIGIVTFDTLDGNSLLITEGFLVDAVMASSSVPGVFSPLWIAGTQNTDGGVLSPSPINEAIKLGADFVIASTFERKPKTFPKDQLELMYYIDTWKEIEIEYVDLEKANVVIYYRIPYHWYQFHLYKEIYESSIKFLKERREEFDHRFWW, encoded by the coding sequence ATGACAATAGGTCTATCACTTGCTGCAGGTGGGGTAAAGGGATTCTCACATATTGCAACTTTAAATTTTTTAGAAGAAAATAATATAAAAGTAGATATAATTACCGGTTCTTCTGCCGGAGCAATTGTTGCTGCATTATACGGTCTCTACGGCAACAGTAAAATAGTCTACAAAAAATTTTCAAATGCAGTTGAAAAATTCTTCCCAAATCTAAAAATTTACACGGAAAAGTTAGAAAAATCAAATCTATGGTCCATCTTCCAAAGGGCGTTAGTTCCAATTGATGAGTATTACAAATTTTTTAAATACTTATTTGAAAGAAAAAAATTTAGTGACTTAAAATACAAAATTGGAATTGTTACATTTGACACTTTGGACGGAAACTCCTTACTAATAACCGAAGGATTTTTAGTAGATGCAGTAATGGCAAGTTCATCTGTGCCTGGAGTCTTTTCACCTTTATGGATTGCAGGAACTCAAAATACGGACGGAGGAGTTTTGTCTCCCTCTCCAATAAATGAAGCCATAAAACTCGGAGCTGATTTTGTAATAGCTAGTACCTTTGAAAGAAAACCAAAAACATTCCCAAAAGACCAACTGGAATTAATGTATTATATAGACACTTGGAAAGAAATTGAAATAGAGTATGTTGATTTAGAAAAAGCAAATGTGGTAATATATTATAGGATTCCCTACCATTGGTATCAATTTCATTTATATAAAGAAATTTATGAATCTTCAATAAAATTTTTAAAAGAGAGGAGAGAAGAATTTGACCATCGCTTTTGGTGGTGA
- the miaA gene encoding tRNA (adenosine(37)-N6)-dimethylallyltransferase MiaA: MKYTIISGPTAVGKTDLIIEISTKIGAQIISLDSRQIYKLMDIGTAKPTKEEQQKVKHHLIDHIYPDEYYNAFYFRQDALKLRKQLTKKGIIPLFVGGTGLYIDALVKGFFEGAPKDENIRKHLNKLEKKEPGTLRTMLQKYDPEYALKIHPSDMKRTIRALEVFFKTGKKISELQSQTKISNKYKIIVLTRNRQELYERINTRVEKMIKAGLIDEVEKLLELYPKDINAFQTIGYKELIHYFENKYDLKTAIHLIKRNTRHFARRQLIWLRRYKNAIWINLSEISRRETIEKIEKIINEV, translated from the coding sequence ATGAAATACACGATAATTTCAGGTCCAACCGCTGTTGGGAAGACTGATTTGATAATAGAAATCTCTACTAAAATTGGTGCTCAAATTATCTCCCTTGACTCTAGACAAATATATAAGTTAATGGATATTGGAACTGCAAAACCTACTAAAGAAGAACAACAAAAAGTTAAACATCACCTAATTGATCACATCTACCCAGATGAATATTACAATGCATTTTATTTTAGGCAAGATGCACTTAAACTAAGAAAGCAACTAACAAAAAAAGGAATCATACCATTGTTTGTTGGAGGAACAGGTCTCTATATTGATGCTTTGGTCAAGGGTTTTTTCGAGGGAGCTCCAAAAGATGAAAATATAAGGAAACATTTAAATAAACTTGAAAAAAAAGAACCTGGGACTTTAAGAACCATGCTCCAAAAATACGACCCAGAATATGCATTGAAAATTCATCCATCAGATATGAAAAGAACCATTAGAGCTTTGGAAGTCTTTTTTAAAACAGGCAAAAAAATATCAGAACTTCAATCTCAAACTAAAATATCTAACAAATACAAAATTATTGTTCTAACACGCAATAGACAAGAGTTATACGAAAGGATAAATACACGTGTCGAAAAAATGATAAAAGCGGGATTAATTGACGAAGTTGAAAAGTTGTTAGAGCTTTATCCAAAAGATATTAACGCATTTCAAACGATTGGTTACAAAGAGCTTATACATTATTTTGAAAACAAATATGACTTAAAAACTGCTATACATCTAATAAAAAGAAACACAAGGCATTTTGCAAGGAGACAATTGATATGGTTAAGAAGATACAAAAATGCCATCTGGATAAACCTTTCAGAAATATCTAGAAGGGAAACTATTGAAAAAATAGAAAAAATCATAAATGAGGTGTAA
- a CDS encoding LptA/OstA family protein: MKKILLIFFLTLSLLMFSKTIHVSSDYIEPTDYKIKYEGNIVLKIDEDNLKLYTNKMVIEKTNNKWNSLTTEDNVKIIFENGIIEGDNLEYNIEVQSGILKNASLTIHDSKSSETIYIKCENLNFDLKDKTFEGTGKDKKITIIKGSIIAKAFKFNYNRAKGEIILEKNVDLKDDDKKIKLLAKKIIIFTETNNMKGENVQIEILVE, from the coding sequence ATGAAAAAAATTCTACTAATTTTCTTTTTAACACTTTCTCTTTTGATGTTTTCAAAAACTATACACGTATCTTCTGATTACATTGAACCAACAGATTACAAGATAAAATACGAAGGAAACATCGTATTAAAAATTGATGAGGACAATTTAAAACTTTACACTAACAAAATGGTCATAGAAAAAACAAATAATAAATGGAACTCACTGACAACTGAAGATAACGTAAAAATAATATTTGAAAATGGTATTATTGAAGGTGATAATCTAGAATACAACATAGAAGTCCAAAGTGGAATACTTAAAAATGCATCTCTTACAATCCATGATTCAAAAAGTTCTGAAACCATATACATAAAATGTGAAAATCTAAATTTCGACCTTAAAGACAAGACTTTTGAAGGAACAGGAAAAGACAAAAAAATAACAATTATAAAAGGAAGTATTATTGCAAAAGCCTTTAAATTTAACTATAATAGAGCTAAAGGTGAAATAATATTGGAAAAAAATGTTGATTTAAAAGATGATGATAAAAAAATAAAACTTCTCGCCAAAAAAATTATTATTTTCACAGAAACTAATAATATGAAAGGCGAAAATGTCCAAATTGAAATATTGGTGGAGTGA